The following coding sequences lie in one Ferroacidibacillus organovorans genomic window:
- a CDS encoding carboxypeptidase-like regulatory domain-containing protein, which produces MKKTKMVVHAMLLCSVLQIASVAPSLAATPSDEYTGPPTGEIEFRVGSPKTTVIAGARVIVINLDGKVLSSGLTDSTGTYRTTAPFYITEWNENLKTKGIVTAIAVANGFNEQVVFVVPITKHTVQPIILQPITPNARNFPSASLGNIHPQDLRGFVMHYAEELKLTHQPPIPGDPGYLPWSPVQKKSGVGKP; this is translated from the coding sequence GTGAAAAAAACAAAAATGGTAGTGCACGCTATGTTGCTCTGTTCAGTTCTCCAAATCGCGTCCGTCGCACCATCGCTCGCTGCAACCCCTTCAGATGAGTATACAGGTCCGCCAACTGGCGAAATTGAATTTCGCGTCGGCTCGCCAAAAACCACCGTCATTGCGGGGGCGCGTGTGATTGTCATCAATCTCGACGGGAAGGTACTTTCATCCGGCCTGACAGACTCGACTGGCACTTACCGTACAACAGCCCCATTCTATATTACTGAGTGGAATGAAAACCTTAAAACAAAAGGCATTGTCACAGCCATTGCGGTCGCAAACGGCTTTAATGAACAAGTCGTGTTTGTCGTTCCGATCACAAAGCATACGGTGCAACCGATCATTCTCCAACCGATTACCCCAAACGCACGCAATTTCCCGTCGGCATCGCTCGGAAATATCCACCCGCAGGATTTGCGCGGTTTTGTCATGCACTATGCGGAAGAATTAAAGTTAACCCACCAGCCGCCAATTCCAGGTGACCCTGGTTACTTGCCGTGGAGCCCTGTTCAGAAGAAGTCTGGGGTTGGCAAACCATGA
- a CDS encoding ABC transporter substrate-binding protein, with the protein MKRNRLIALSSAALLTLTMAGSALPAFAAAPAKSDLQIFSWWTGVASSKALRSLITIYEHQYKGSTVTNDAVAGGAGSNAKAVLAGRMEAGNPPGTFQVHAGGGSLLSWVQAGDMKPLNALYKSEGWYKVFPRSLLNLMTFNGKIYGVPVDMQRANVLWYNPTIFRKYHLTAPKTFPQFFHDAAVLKSHGITPLELANHGNWEATLLFSDVLLGTVGPVKYDQLLTGHASWNIPGVKAAANTFVRMLSYANKDYTALHWQQADQAVAQGKAAMNVMGDWAQGYFSTALHLKPGVGFGWAATPQTHGVFGAVSDVFGLPAKLKNDTPTINFLKVLGSKEGQDTFNPLKGTFSPRLDSNMAKYNAYSRSAMMSYKRDRLVLIIGQGAVNPGFTNNFNNAMEIFVSNHNVNNFVSAIVSAAQANPLS; encoded by the coding sequence ATGAAACGTAACCGTCTGATTGCGCTCAGCTCAGCGGCGCTTCTGACACTGACAATGGCGGGAAGCGCGTTGCCTGCATTCGCGGCGGCGCCTGCCAAATCGGATTTGCAGATTTTTAGTTGGTGGACGGGAGTCGCCAGCAGTAAGGCGCTAAGGTCACTCATCACCATTTATGAACACCAGTATAAAGGTTCTACCGTCACGAACGACGCGGTCGCCGGTGGCGCGGGATCAAATGCGAAAGCCGTACTCGCGGGCCGCATGGAGGCAGGCAACCCGCCTGGCACCTTCCAGGTTCACGCAGGCGGCGGATCGCTTCTCAGTTGGGTGCAGGCGGGGGACATGAAACCGCTCAACGCACTGTATAAGTCTGAGGGATGGTACAAAGTGTTCCCGCGCTCACTTCTGAACTTGATGACGTTCAATGGGAAGATCTATGGTGTTCCAGTTGACATGCAGCGCGCGAACGTCCTTTGGTACAATCCGACGATCTTTAGAAAATACCATCTCACTGCGCCTAAAACATTCCCGCAGTTCTTCCACGACGCGGCGGTTCTGAAGAGTCACGGCATCACGCCGCTGGAACTCGCAAACCACGGCAACTGGGAAGCAACGCTTCTATTCAGCGATGTTCTCTTGGGGACGGTTGGCCCTGTGAAATACGACCAACTGCTGACAGGACACGCCTCCTGGAACATCCCTGGCGTAAAAGCTGCGGCCAACACGTTTGTGAGAATGCTCAGTTACGCGAACAAAGACTACACTGCGCTTCACTGGCAACAGGCTGACCAGGCCGTGGCGCAAGGCAAGGCAGCCATGAATGTTATGGGTGACTGGGCGCAGGGTTACTTCTCCACCGCGTTGCACCTAAAGCCAGGTGTTGGCTTCGGCTGGGCGGCGACCCCGCAGACCCACGGCGTGTTTGGCGCAGTCTCGGACGTCTTTGGACTTCCGGCAAAACTGAAAAACGATACGCCGACGATCAACTTCCTGAAGGTGCTCGGCTCAAAAGAAGGCCAGGATACGTTCAACCCGCTCAAGGGTACATTCTCGCCGCGACTTGACTCTAACATGGCGAAATATAATGCCTATTCACGCTCTGCGATGATGTCTTACAAGCGCGACCGACTCGTCCTGATCATTGGTCAAGGTGCAGTCAACCCAGGGTTCACGAATAACTTTAACAACGCGATGGAGATTTTTGTGAGCAATCACAATGTCAACAATTTCGTGAGCGCGATCGTGAGTGCCGCGCAGGCTAATCCGCTCAGCTAA
- the kdpC gene encoding potassium-transporting ATPase subunit KdpC — MLRMFRPMIGVTLLLWVLLGLLFPLVMTGISNLVMPYQSQGSPVYVNGVLVGAAHVGQNFQPDPGYFWGRPSATLSVSTGKPKPYNAFASAPSNNGPTSAALISDIKQRIAYLLKTTPGLTTGQIPVSLVESSGSGLDPDISVQSALIQIPRVAKYTHLSESFLTGLVKNNTLGPSVGLFGRTRVNVLELNLALYKALHS; from the coding sequence ATGTTAAGAATGTTCAGGCCGATGATTGGCGTCACGCTCTTGCTGTGGGTTCTGTTAGGATTGCTCTTTCCCCTGGTGATGACGGGGATAAGCAATCTCGTGATGCCCTATCAGTCGCAAGGGAGTCCCGTGTATGTCAACGGCGTCTTGGTCGGGGCGGCGCATGTCGGGCAGAATTTCCAGCCCGATCCCGGATACTTCTGGGGGAGACCGTCTGCCACACTCTCGGTTTCAACAGGCAAACCCAAACCCTATAATGCGTTTGCCTCCGCGCCAAGCAACAATGGTCCGACGAGCGCTGCGCTCATTTCAGACATTAAACAGCGCATTGCGTATTTGTTAAAAACGACGCCTGGCTTGACGACAGGGCAGATCCCCGTCAGCTTGGTCGAGAGTTCTGGATCGGGTCTTGATCCTGACATCAGCGTGCAATCTGCGCTCATTCAAATCCCGCGCGTGGCAAAATACACGCATCTGAGTGAATCATTCTTGACGGGACTGGTTAAAAATAATACGTTAGGACCAAGCGTGGGACTTTTTGGACGGACGCGCGTCAATGTGCTGGAACTCAATTTGGCGCTTTACAAGGCGCTGCACAGTTAA
- a CDS encoding carbohydrate ABC transporter permease, which yields MNTLALRRVSRTLLYVVLTLLAALYLVPVYVVVVTSLKSNASVSLAQMWNLPNVLSFSSIANAWAQLGPNFINSFELAIPATLISALIGALNGYALSKWRFKGSSVVYFFILFGMFIPYQSVLIPLLKVLDVIGLYNTIAGLILVHVVYGIPIATLIFRNYYTSIPTELIEAGKIDGTGYWGIFRYIILPLSVSGFVVAGIWQFTQIWNNFLFAVSLTNPPDQPVTVALVNIAGSQTVQWNVQMASALLVSVPTLLVYILLGKFFVRGLLAGSVKG from the coding sequence ATGAATACGCTCGCACTTCGCCGTGTCTCACGGACGCTTCTCTACGTTGTTCTCACACTCTTGGCGGCGCTCTATCTTGTGCCCGTTTATGTCGTAGTCGTGACCAGCCTAAAATCAAACGCGTCTGTCAGCCTTGCGCAGATGTGGAACCTGCCAAACGTGCTCAGTTTTTCAAGCATTGCAAACGCATGGGCGCAACTCGGTCCAAACTTTATCAACAGCTTTGAATTGGCGATCCCAGCGACGCTGATCTCGGCGCTCATCGGCGCGCTCAACGGCTACGCACTCTCAAAATGGCGGTTTAAAGGCTCGTCTGTCGTCTATTTCTTCATTCTTTTTGGCATGTTCATCCCGTATCAGAGTGTGTTGATCCCGCTTTTAAAGGTGCTTGACGTGATCGGTCTCTACAACACGATTGCTGGTCTCATTCTCGTTCATGTCGTCTATGGCATACCGATTGCGACACTCATCTTTCGCAATTACTACACATCCATCCCAACAGAGCTGATTGAAGCGGGGAAAATCGACGGGACGGGCTACTGGGGGATCTTTCGCTATATCATTTTGCCGCTCTCCGTGTCTGGGTTTGTCGTCGCAGGGATTTGGCAATTCACGCAGATCTGGAACAATTTCTTATTTGCCGTGTCGCTTACCAATCCACCTGATCAGCCTGTCACCGTCGCGCTTGTCAACATTGCGGGCAGTCAGACGGTTCAGTGGAACGTGCAGATGGCGAGCGCGCTGCTCGTTTCGGTTCCGACGTTGCTCGTCTATATCTTGCTTGGCAAGTTTTTCGTGCGCGGACTTTTGGCGGGCTCGGTTAAGGGGTAA
- a CDS encoding SpoIID/LytB domain-containing protein, translated as MKRTTNILLAGFIAAGSLSLISTKNVSAQLQTIYNTSYPSTIRVAIRAYNNPVSPILYVQTVGFEEYCKDVLPNEWYPSWNQEALKAGAVAVKMFGWYHTLHPVTQSGFTYDVDNTTNYQQFKYLSGQTVTDQAVQDTWNEVYTLPTGEIKELSYRAGLPNRENRGFLSTNIMSQWGSEYFGHVARMLYPNILNLYYPNYLLKFI; from the coding sequence ATGAAACGCACAACGAACATCCTGCTCGCCGGATTCATCGCGGCGGGGAGTCTTTCACTCATCTCAACAAAAAACGTGTCGGCGCAATTGCAAACAATTTACAACACGTCATACCCATCCACCATTCGCGTCGCCATCCGCGCGTACAACAACCCGGTCAGCCCTATTCTCTACGTGCAGACGGTCGGCTTTGAGGAGTATTGCAAAGATGTCCTGCCAAACGAGTGGTATCCTTCGTGGAATCAAGAAGCGCTGAAGGCAGGCGCCGTCGCAGTAAAAATGTTTGGTTGGTATCACACGCTCCACCCTGTCACGCAGAGCGGTTTCACCTATGATGTCGATAACACGACAAACTATCAGCAGTTCAAATATTTGAGCGGACAAACGGTGACGGACCAGGCGGTGCAGGACACGTGGAATGAGGTGTACACACTGCCGACAGGCGAAATCAAGGAGCTCTCCTATCGCGCAGGTCTCCCCAACCGCGAAAACCGCGGATTCCTCAGCACAAACATCATGTCACAGTGGGGATCCGAGTATTTTGGCCATGTCGCAAGAATGTTGTATCCAAACATCCTCAATCTGTACTATCCAAACTACTTGCTGAAATTCATTTAA
- a CDS encoding carbohydrate ABC transporter permease, whose amino-acid sequence MKTPTELNAKTIPRILAPKRKKFSWDMFSSVATLIPSLILLGVFVYGFIGWTVYVSFSQWNSLIPNFNSAGFLNYSIIFSSYRFQSDLRNIVVFTAFFIIACLIVGLFLALLIDQKIKVEGFFRSIFLFPMAISFVVTGVVWSWILNPSTGVNLILKAFGWKSLPSWFLSTTIAPNWPFGQIQLGIPVALLAVLIAAVWQMSGFAMAVYLAGLRGISDEIKEAARIDGSGVFRMFFSIILPQLRGTTTTIIIILTAASLKIFGLIYAMTGPGQQFLTDMPSLNMFQTTFQGDQFAQGAAIAIVLLLMIAIFIVPYLIVTLRQGDDA is encoded by the coding sequence GTGAAAACGCCAACCGAATTAAATGCAAAAACAATCCCCAGAATACTAGCGCCAAAGCGAAAAAAATTCTCTTGGGACATGTTTTCCTCTGTCGCGACACTGATTCCTTCACTGATACTGCTCGGCGTTTTTGTCTACGGATTTATCGGCTGGACGGTGTATGTATCTTTTTCACAGTGGAATAGTCTCATTCCAAACTTTAATTCGGCGGGATTCTTGAACTACTCCATCATCTTTTCGTCCTATCGCTTTCAATCGGATCTGCGAAACATTGTCGTCTTCACCGCGTTTTTCATCATCGCCTGCCTGATTGTCGGGCTTTTTTTGGCGCTTCTCATCGACCAAAAAATCAAGGTGGAAGGCTTCTTTCGCAGCATTTTTCTCTTCCCTATGGCCATCTCGTTTGTCGTGACAGGCGTCGTCTGGTCTTGGATCCTCAATCCGAGCACGGGCGTCAACCTGATCTTGAAGGCGTTTGGCTGGAAATCCCTGCCGAGTTGGTTTTTGAGTACAACCATTGCGCCGAACTGGCCATTTGGCCAAATTCAGCTCGGCATTCCGGTGGCGCTGCTCGCCGTCTTGATCGCGGCCGTCTGGCAAATGTCTGGCTTTGCGATGGCTGTTTATCTGGCGGGACTGCGCGGTATCTCCGACGAGATCAAAGAGGCTGCACGCATCGACGGCTCAGGCGTTTTTCGCATGTTTTTCTCGATCATCCTGCCGCAACTGCGCGGCACGACGACTACGATCATTATCATTCTGACGGCCGCTTCACTCAAAATCTTCGGCTTGATCTACGCGATGACAGGCCCCGGACAACAGTTTCTCACAGACATGCCGAGTCTCAACATGTTTCAGACGACCTTTCAGGGCGATCAATTCGCGCAAGGCGCCGCAATCGCGATCGTCCTTCTTCTCATGATCGCCATTTTTATCGTTCCATACCTTATCGTTACGCTGCGCCAGGGGGATGACGCATGA
- a CDS encoding ROK family transcriptional regulator, with translation MKLNVDAPAMRRINRATVLHLIRNQRTTSRIDLAQITGLNKATVSYIVDELIEEQWVQEIGYGSSTGGRKPILLRFNANAAHAIGMDLELPILKTVVCNTRGEVVYKQERMLDALTGDDTAVAVLEAILDEVRAAQTATPRSPHGLVGIGLALPGLINAKTGASSHLRDIAKSDWDLRKELAERTTLSVFIENNANCGAWSELLKSAARKENLVYIHAGSSINTGIVIHGELYKGHSGAAGEFGHMTISPMGQRCVCGNYGCWEQYASERSLLQYIHEAGGSSTAIDPRKGLMEQILDGAYADNRAYIRALNTLGQHLGIGIANIVNALSPDRISLGGTISQASTFILPEIERVLQYRLIGANKNIPISIAPVHAIAVGAATHVMNQTIFLDEAVTP, from the coding sequence ATGAAGCTCAATGTTGATGCGCCTGCGATGAGAAGAATTAATCGCGCCACCGTCCTTCATCTCATTCGCAATCAACGAACGACATCGCGGATTGATCTCGCCCAAATCACAGGACTAAACAAAGCGACTGTCTCCTATATTGTCGATGAGTTGATTGAAGAGCAGTGGGTTCAAGAGATCGGATACGGCTCGTCAACCGGCGGCAGGAAACCCATTCTTTTGCGCTTTAACGCAAACGCGGCACACGCAATTGGAATGGATCTTGAACTGCCGATCCTAAAGACTGTTGTCTGTAACACACGCGGTGAAGTGGTGTACAAGCAGGAGCGGATGCTTGACGCGCTGACAGGCGATGACACTGCAGTGGCAGTGCTTGAAGCCATCCTGGACGAGGTGCGCGCGGCCCAAACGGCAACGCCGCGCAGCCCGCATGGCCTTGTAGGAATCGGTCTCGCGCTTCCGGGTTTGATCAATGCAAAAACTGGCGCGTCAAGTCACCTGCGCGACATCGCAAAGAGCGACTGGGATCTGCGCAAAGAACTCGCAGAGCGCACAACGCTTTCCGTGTTTATCGAAAACAACGCAAACTGTGGTGCGTGGTCAGAACTCTTGAAAAGTGCGGCGCGCAAAGAGAACCTCGTCTACATTCACGCAGGCTCAAGTATCAATACAGGGATCGTGATCCACGGTGAACTTTACAAAGGCCACTCGGGGGCGGCGGGCGAGTTCGGCCACATGACGATCTCCCCGATGGGACAGCGCTGCGTCTGTGGCAACTATGGTTGCTGGGAGCAGTACGCCTCTGAGCGCAGCCTTTTGCAGTACATCCACGAAGCAGGCGGAAGCAGCACCGCGATCGACCCACGCAAGGGTTTGATGGAGCAGATCCTGGATGGTGCCTATGCCGACAACCGCGCGTACATTCGCGCGCTAAACACGCTTGGACAACACCTTGGCATTGGCATCGCCAACATCGTAAACGCCCTTAGCCCCGACCGGATCAGCCTGGGCGGCACCATTTCTCAAGCCTCCACCTTCATTCTCCCGGAAATCGAACGCGTGCTCCAGTATCGGTTGATCGGCGCGAATAAAAATATTCCTATCTCGATCGCGCCTGTACACGCCATCGCCGTCGGCGCGGCGACGCACGTGATGAATCAGACGATCTTTCTTGACGAAGCCGTTACCCCTTAA
- a CDS encoding APC family permease, which produces MLLLIAAVFILGRITGFRMIKRLLVGRPLKTRELSQAQHHLVWYLALPILSADLYSSVAYGPEAGATELVGLGPGAEWLILPIVGATVLLLLIIVLSYIMGILAYPNGGGGYSIARDNFKSPWISLVAASALMIDYVLTVAVSVSAGILAVASAYPVLVPDETVLSVICVGLIALVNLRGVSESATLFSWPNFLFAACMLFLIGWGVANDVTHGFVQPQTPPFGVLPKGFTLLLILKAFSSACSSLTGIETISNAVPIFREPRQKGAIKAYVTMTIVTGITLVGIGYQLYAKGITVKLNNTMLSQLTSVYFGHGPIYQIITWSTFLVLIIAANSTFTGFPQLMALVARDRFLPEALSLRGDRLGFSNGLMVLALLSSLLLVVFQAQTNALIPLFAIGVFMSFTIAQVGMMRRWMKLRTKRWKAKAFINAVGAIVTALVTLVFSATKFAQGAWIVIAAIPLMVTVALLIHRHYVRLARELALDVQKEPATEHHVISLLLLSDVDRIALQSVSFAKSIAQDLIAVYIGFDDESIEKVEAKWAAWGEPCRLLAFKNEYRSVLQPLTRLVDRLQTREGREPDHIHILLPQLVPSVWWQFMLHNQRNFVIQAWFLRNQDVVVSTIPYHIRDH; this is translated from the coding sequence GTGCTTCTTTTGATCGCAGCCGTTTTCATTCTGGGAAGAATCACAGGCTTTCGCATGATCAAGCGATTGCTCGTTGGCAGACCGCTCAAAACAAGAGAACTCAGCCAGGCGCAACATCACCTGGTTTGGTATCTGGCGCTGCCGATTCTGTCTGCGGATCTCTACTCGTCGGTCGCGTATGGACCGGAGGCGGGCGCCACGGAACTTGTCGGTCTTGGACCAGGCGCAGAGTGGCTCATCCTGCCGATTGTCGGCGCCACCGTGTTGCTTCTTCTCATTATCGTGCTCTCTTATATCATGGGAATCCTTGCCTATCCGAATGGAGGCGGGGGATACTCGATTGCGCGCGATAACTTCAAGTCTCCGTGGATCTCACTTGTCGCGGCAAGCGCCCTCATGATTGACTATGTGCTGACCGTTGCGGTGTCCGTCTCGGCAGGCATTCTTGCGGTCGCTTCCGCGTACCCTGTGCTTGTACCCGACGAGACCGTCTTGTCGGTCATCTGCGTCGGACTGATCGCGCTTGTCAATCTGCGCGGGGTGTCCGAATCGGCCACTCTGTTTTCGTGGCCGAATTTTTTGTTTGCCGCCTGTATGCTCTTTCTCATCGGGTGGGGCGTGGCGAACGACGTGACACACGGATTTGTTCAACCGCAAACTCCGCCTTTTGGTGTCCTGCCAAAAGGTTTCACACTGCTTTTGATCTTAAAGGCGTTCAGTTCAGCATGTTCGTCACTGACGGGGATTGAAACGATCTCCAATGCGGTTCCCATCTTTCGTGAACCTAGGCAAAAAGGCGCGATCAAAGCGTACGTCACCATGACGATCGTGACTGGCATCACGCTTGTCGGGATCGGCTATCAATTGTATGCAAAAGGCATCACCGTAAAACTGAACAACACGATGCTCTCGCAACTGACATCCGTCTATTTCGGTCACGGTCCGATCTATCAGATCATCACGTGGAGCACGTTTTTGGTTCTTATCATCGCGGCAAACTCCACATTCACAGGTTTTCCGCAACTCATGGCACTGGTGGCCCGCGATCGCTTCTTGCCGGAGGCGCTCAGCTTGCGGGGTGACCGACTGGGCTTTTCAAACGGCCTGATGGTGCTGGCCCTTTTGTCATCTCTTCTGCTTGTGGTCTTTCAGGCGCAGACCAATGCGTTGATCCCGCTTTTTGCCATCGGCGTGTTCATGTCCTTCACCATCGCCCAGGTGGGGATGATGAGACGCTGGATGAAACTCAGGACAAAGCGCTGGAAGGCAAAGGCTTTCATCAACGCAGTAGGAGCTATCGTCACGGCGCTTGTCACACTCGTCTTTTCGGCGACAAAATTTGCACAAGGCGCCTGGATCGTAATCGCAGCGATCCCGCTTATGGTAACTGTGGCGCTTTTGATACACCGTCACTACGTTCGCCTTGCGCGGGAGCTCGCGCTTGATGTGCAAAAAGAGCCAGCCACAGAGCATCACGTGATCTCTTTGCTTCTTTTGTCGGACGTTGATCGCATTGCCTTGCAATCAGTCTCTTTTGCAAAGAGCATCGCGCAAGATCTGATCGCAGTCTACATCGGGTTTGATGACGAGTCGATCGAAAAGGTGGAGGCAAAGTGGGCGGCGTGGGGAGAGCCGTGCCGATTGCTCGCCTTTAAGAATGAGTATCGATCTGTGCTTCAACCACTCACGCGCCTCGTTGATCGTTTGCAGACGCGCGAGGGTCGAGAGCCAGACCATATCCATATTCTTTTGCCGCAGTTGGTGCCGAGCGTCTGGTGGCAGTTTATGCTTCACAATCAGAGGAATTTTGTCATTCAGGCATGGTTTTTGCGCAATCAGGACGTTGTCGTATCGACAATCCCATACCACATCCGCGATCACTGA
- the kdpB gene encoding potassium-transporting ATPase subunit KdpB, with protein MAKTNDLRLAKEYNLQVLKDTFRKLNPAEMVRNPVMMVVEIGTLVTLWFTIQASTPGTRFYNGLVTVILFFTILFATFAEAYAEARGRAQADFLRKTKSSTKAKILRADGSFDLVESASLEKGTRCLVEAGDVIPGDGVVIEGIGSIDESAITGESAPVVKTVEDSVTGGTSLMSDRLIIEITTHPGESFLDRMIALVEGAKRQKTPNEIALSALLGVLTLIFVLVVVTLAPIAGFYGPGATDTTTLVALLVCLIPTTIGALLSAIGIAGMNRVSQVNVVAKSGRAVEAAGDIDTIILDKTGTITIGNRMATEFFPISGVTMEELADAALLSSLADTTPEGRSVVELSQRMLNLQTLPKAEGEPIPFSAHTRMSGIDLVDGRQIRKGAVSAIKEIVAGGQDELDHFAEHVARQGATPLGCSVDGRALGIICLKDVVKPGLKEKFRDFREMGIRTVMATGDNRITAAVIAEEAGVDDFIAEAKPEDKIELIRREQAEGKLVAMTGDGTNDAPALAQADVGLAMNSGTMAAKEAGNMIDLDSNPTKLLEVVMVGKQLLITRGALTTFSIANDVAKYFAIIPAMFASVPLLHVLGALNIMGLKTPHGAILSALIFNALIIPALIPFAVRGVKYRAESADRMLARNIFNWGVLGVIIPFVGIWLIDRVLGIFGLA; from the coding sequence ATGGCAAAGACAAATGACTTGCGATTGGCCAAAGAGTACAATCTGCAAGTTCTAAAAGACACCTTTCGCAAACTGAATCCCGCAGAGATGGTGCGCAACCCGGTGATGATGGTCGTTGAGATCGGGACACTGGTCACCCTCTGGTTCACCATTCAGGCGTCGACCCCGGGAACCCGCTTTTATAACGGACTGGTGACGGTCATCCTGTTTTTCACGATCCTGTTCGCAACGTTTGCCGAGGCGTACGCGGAAGCGCGTGGGCGCGCACAGGCGGATTTTTTGCGCAAGACGAAGTCATCGACAAAAGCGAAGATCCTGCGCGCAGACGGCAGTTTTGATCTCGTCGAATCGGCGAGCCTAGAAAAAGGAACACGCTGTCTCGTTGAAGCCGGAGACGTGATACCGGGAGACGGCGTAGTTATTGAAGGGATAGGGTCCATCGACGAATCGGCGATCACGGGCGAATCGGCGCCTGTCGTAAAGACGGTCGAGGACAGTGTGACAGGCGGGACGTCACTTATGTCTGATCGCTTGATCATTGAGATCACGACGCATCCGGGTGAGTCGTTCCTCGATCGCATGATCGCGCTGGTCGAGGGTGCCAAGCGGCAGAAAACGCCAAACGAGATTGCGCTCTCCGCGCTGCTCGGCGTGCTCACGCTGATCTTTGTGCTGGTTGTCGTGACACTGGCGCCGATTGCCGGGTTTTACGGACCGGGGGCGACAGATACGACGACGCTTGTCGCGCTCTTGGTGTGTCTCATTCCAACGACGATCGGCGCGCTCTTGTCGGCGATCGGAATTGCCGGAATGAACCGCGTCTCCCAAGTGAACGTGGTGGCAAAGAGCGGGCGCGCCGTTGAGGCGGCAGGCGATATCGATACGATCATTCTTGACAAAACAGGCACGATCACCATCGGCAACCGGATGGCGACGGAGTTTTTCCCGATTTCTGGCGTAACGATGGAGGAACTGGCGGATGCGGCGCTGCTCTCGTCACTTGCGGATACGACACCTGAAGGGCGTTCGGTGGTGGAGCTTTCGCAGCGCATGTTGAACCTTCAGACGCTGCCAAAAGCGGAAGGCGAGCCGATCCCGTTTTCGGCGCATACGCGGATGAGCGGCATCGATCTTGTCGATGGCCGGCAGATTCGCAAAGGCGCGGTGAGCGCCATCAAAGAGATTGTCGCGGGCGGGCAGGATGAGCTCGATCATTTTGCAGAGCACGTGGCGCGCCAAGGCGCAACGCCCTTGGGTTGTTCCGTGGATGGCCGCGCGCTTGGGATTATCTGTCTAAAAGACGTAGTCAAACCGGGCCTCAAAGAGAAGTTTCGCGATTTTCGCGAGATGGGCATTCGCACCGTGATGGCAACAGGCGACAACCGGATCACGGCGGCGGTCATCGCGGAAGAAGCGGGCGTTGACGATTTCATCGCTGAGGCAAAACCGGAAGACAAAATTGAACTGATTCGCCGCGAACAGGCGGAAGGGAAACTGGTTGCCATGACGGGCGATGGCACGAACGACGCGCCGGCACTCGCCCAGGCGGACGTGGGGCTCGCGATGAATTCCGGGACGATGGCCGCCAAAGAGGCGGGCAACATGATTGATCTCGACTCGAATCCGACCAAACTGCTGGAGGTGGTGATGGTCGGCAAACAGCTTCTGATCACGCGCGGCGCGCTGACGACGTTTTCGATTGCGAATGATGTCGCAAAGTACTTCGCGATCATTCCTGCCATGTTTGCGTCTGTCCCACTTCTGCACGTGCTTGGCGCGCTGAACATCATGGGACTAAAGACCCCACACGGCGCCATCTTGTCGGCTCTGATCTTTAACGCGTTGATCATCCCGGCGCTGATCCCGTTTGCGGTTCGCGGTGTCAAGTATCGCGCTGAATCGGCGGATCGGATGCTTGCCCGCAACATTTTTAACTGGGGTGTCCTCGGTGTCATCATTCCGTTTGTGGGCATCTGGTTGATCGATCGGGTCCTTGGCATTTTTGGGCTCGCGTAA